One part of the Luteibacter yeojuensis genome encodes these proteins:
- a CDS encoding TonB-dependent receptor domain-containing protein, translating to MRKTLLATALLSTIATAHAADVPDRLDPVVVTASRFATPLDEVLAPVTVIAREDIERLQPLDVQDLLAGLPGVALSSTGGLGQQTSLFMRGTNSSHTLVLVDGVRVGTVGAGLPAYEQLPVEQIDRIEVVRGPRSAVYGSDAIGGVIQIFTRHGDMGQAPAPTFSLTGGSHGYAAGQAGLSGGTTHGWYNASLGGQYTSGINACRVGAAAAFAGCFTDEPDRDAYRTYNGALSGGYRWDDGTELTGSWLRSKGDIDYDGDFQNVTRRSQQVAGAKLAFDATTGWRMSLSVGQNQDRADNYLDGPDKTLDAVNYGVDRARVGYLYSKRNQASWQNDFTLAANQVLTAGVDYQQEKLESDTAYLADSRNNTGAFALYRGVYGPHELELSARHEHNTQFGNHTTGSAAYGFRFGNGMKVTASYGTAFHAPTFNDEFYPYGAPVNLDPERSRTAELGLSARPGVWSWAVSAYTTEVDDLIGFDANFLPINVSKARIRGLEGQAGADVDGWHLRGYLTFQQPENRDTGAQKDNLLARRPRRIGRVDIDKDLGAFTLGGSMNAAGYSYDDAANTRRLGGYATADLRVTWHVDADWSVQARVANVADKRYETAAYYNQLGRTCYLTLRYSPMR from the coding sequence ATGAGGAAGACCCTGCTTGCGACGGCCCTGCTGTCGACCATCGCCACGGCCCACGCGGCCGACGTGCCCGACCGCCTCGATCCCGTCGTGGTGACCGCCAGTCGTTTCGCCACGCCACTGGACGAGGTGCTTGCCCCGGTCACGGTGATCGCGCGCGAGGACATCGAGCGCCTGCAGCCGCTCGACGTGCAGGACCTTCTTGCCGGCCTGCCTGGCGTCGCGCTGTCCAGCACCGGCGGGCTCGGCCAGCAGACCTCGCTGTTCATGCGCGGCACGAACTCCTCGCACACCCTCGTGCTCGTCGACGGTGTCCGCGTGGGGACGGTCGGCGCCGGGCTTCCCGCCTACGAGCAGCTCCCCGTCGAACAGATCGACCGGATCGAGGTCGTGCGGGGTCCGCGCTCCGCGGTGTACGGGTCCGACGCGATCGGCGGCGTCATCCAGATATTCACCCGCCATGGGGACATGGGGCAGGCTCCGGCGCCCACGTTTTCGCTCACCGGCGGCAGCCACGGCTATGCCGCCGGCCAGGCCGGGCTCTCCGGCGGCACGACGCACGGCTGGTACAACGCGAGCCTCGGCGGCCAGTACACCTCGGGCATCAATGCCTGCCGCGTCGGCGCCGCCGCGGCGTTCGCCGGCTGCTTCACCGACGAGCCGGATCGCGACGCGTACCGCACCTACAACGGCGCGCTCTCCGGCGGGTATCGCTGGGACGACGGCACCGAGCTGACCGGCAGCTGGCTGCGCAGCAAGGGCGACATCGACTACGACGGCGATTTCCAGAACGTCACCCGCCGTTCGCAGCAGGTAGCGGGCGCGAAGCTCGCCTTCGATGCGACGACAGGCTGGCGCATGTCGCTCTCCGTGGGCCAGAACCAGGACCGCGCCGACAATTACCTCGACGGCCCGGACAAGACCCTCGATGCGGTGAACTACGGCGTCGACAGGGCACGCGTCGGCTACCTCTATTCGAAGCGCAACCAGGCTTCCTGGCAGAACGACTTCACGCTGGCGGCGAACCAGGTGCTCACCGCGGGCGTCGACTACCAGCAGGAGAAACTGGAGAGCGACACCGCTTACCTGGCCGATTCGCGGAACAACACCGGCGCGTTCGCCCTGTATCGTGGCGTCTACGGTCCGCACGAACTGGAACTGTCGGCACGCCATGAGCACAACACACAGTTCGGCAACCACACCACCGGCTCGGCGGCCTACGGGTTCCGCTTCGGCAACGGCATGAAGGTCACCGCGTCCTATGGCACGGCCTTCCACGCACCCACCTTCAACGACGAGTTCTATCCGTACGGCGCGCCCGTGAACCTCGATCCGGAGAGATCGCGGACGGCGGAGCTGGGTCTTTCCGCGCGCCCGGGCGTCTGGAGCTGGGCGGTGAGTGCCTATACCACCGAGGTCGACGACCTGATCGGCTTCGATGCCAACTTCCTTCCGATCAACGTCAGCAAGGCGCGGATCCGTGGCCTGGAGGGACAGGCCGGCGCGGACGTGGACGGCTGGCACCTTCGCGGCTACCTCACCTTCCAGCAGCCGGAGAACCGCGACACCGGTGCGCAGAAGGACAACCTGCTGGCCCGCCGCCCGCGGCGCATCGGGCGCGTCGACATCGACAAGGACCTTGGCGCGTTCACCCTCGGCGGCTCGATGAATGCGGCGGGCTACAGCTACGACGATGCGGCCAACACGCGCCGGCTGGGCGGCTACGCCACCGCCGACCTACGCGTAACCTGGCACGTCGACGCGGACTGGAGCGTGCAGGCGCGCGTGGCGAACGTGGCGGACAAACGCTACGAGACAGCGGCCTACTACAACCAGCTCGGCCGCACCTGTTACCTGACGCTGCGCTATTCGCCGATGCGTTAA
- a CDS encoding TonB-dependent receptor gives MQRSTRRNGVIRRSTLCTALALCFASGAVLAQSNASGVVFGRVAQPEGAVVHLQNLDTGLTRDVSVDADGRYRASSMPVGRYKVSVERGGQVAETRDNVQVTLGGGVDVSFAGAAATAEAQNLEGVQVTGNVLPAIDVSQVDSRTVLTSEQLQKLPLARDVTAAALLAPGVISGDSRYGNVASFGGSSASENQYYINGYAVTNALTGLGFTSLPYDAIDQQQIFTGGYGAEYGRSTGGVINIVTKRGGNTWKGGVGMYFQPSALRQNPRNIYRTNGTLYQDRSDNKSTDTQYTGYISGPLIQDKLFLFAAGDFTRSNSRNTSVVTAPQRTYQEQKATKWLAKIDWNITDNHLLEVTGLGDKTNTDRSVYKYDYPNGTRANYIGTDNLKNFDAGPGSAPGGDVYIAKYTGYITDDLTINALYGHSKTVHERNLAYASNPNCPWITDNRSVSTPIVGCSLVNGTVLGDGAEDKTHGYRLDVEYRIGDHDLRVGVDNQTLESYAGNEYEGGYRWVYKDAGTVPNRPDIVPPPGADYFVEKRLFKTGAGVKTEQEAQYIEDHWQVTDRWMVYLGLRNEQFKNINGSGATYVKQRHQLAPRLGATWDVFGDSTFKIYANAGRYHLAIPSNVAIRGASASTYYSEYYSYTGVGPNGEPTGTTQLGSRRYLNGEDGTPLDPKTVAAQGIDAYYQDEYILGFDKAISDNWSFGAKATYRKLKSSIDDFCDSRPFESYAERNGIDITNASLPGCYLFNPGKSNTFLVDVGGGQYVPFKLTKDDFTSPAGVKFPDLKRSYYALDLYLEHHFADDWYGRVDYTFSRSYGNSEGQLKSDIGQLDPSVTQDWDAPEIMQYTNGPLPNDRTHQLKAYGYWQASPEWLIGGNLSIATGRPKNCIGVDPVDAIDYGASYFECGLKPAPRGSKGRLPYTWNLDLNAEYRPMWAGEKQPLAFTATIFNVAGKQRTVAQVDVGETGEIDTDTGLPVQSINYKRPIAYQNPRYVRVGVRYDFSL, from the coding sequence ATGCAACGTTCCACCCGCCGCAATGGCGTCATTCGCCGCTCCACCCTGTGCACCGCGCTCGCCCTTTGTTTTGCCAGCGGCGCCGTGCTCGCCCAGTCCAATGCTTCCGGTGTCGTGTTCGGCCGTGTCGCACAGCCTGAAGGCGCCGTCGTCCACCTGCAGAACCTCGACACCGGCCTGACCCGCGACGTCAGCGTCGACGCCGATGGCCGTTACCGCGCCAGCTCCATGCCGGTCGGTCGCTACAAGGTCTCCGTCGAGCGCGGCGGCCAGGTCGCCGAAACCCGCGACAATGTCCAGGTGACCCTGGGCGGCGGCGTGGACGTGTCCTTCGCGGGCGCCGCCGCCACCGCCGAGGCGCAGAACCTCGAAGGCGTGCAGGTTACCGGCAACGTGCTGCCCGCGATCGACGTGTCGCAGGTCGACTCGCGCACCGTCCTCACTTCCGAACAGCTGCAGAAGCTGCCGCTCGCCCGTGACGTGACCGCCGCCGCGCTGCTCGCGCCGGGCGTCATCTCCGGCGACAGCCGTTACGGCAACGTCGCTTCGTTCGGCGGTTCGTCGGCTTCGGAAAACCAGTACTACATCAACGGCTACGCGGTCACCAACGCGCTGACCGGCCTGGGCTTCACCAGCCTGCCGTACGACGCGATCGACCAGCAGCAGATCTTCACCGGCGGCTACGGCGCGGAATACGGCCGTTCGACCGGCGGCGTGATCAACATCGTCACCAAGCGCGGTGGTAACACCTGGAAGGGTGGCGTCGGCATGTACTTCCAGCCGTCGGCGCTGCGCCAGAATCCGCGCAACATCTACCGCACGAACGGCACGCTCTACCAAGACCGCTCGGACAACAAGAGCACCGACACGCAGTACACCGGTTACATCAGCGGTCCGCTGATCCAGGACAAGCTGTTCCTGTTCGCCGCGGGTGACTTCACCCGCTCCAACAGCCGGAACACCAGCGTGGTGACCGCGCCGCAGAGGACGTACCAGGAGCAGAAGGCCACCAAGTGGCTGGCCAAGATCGACTGGAACATCACGGACAACCACCTGCTGGAAGTCACCGGCCTCGGCGACAAGACCAACACCGACCGCAGCGTCTACAAGTACGATTACCCGAACGGTACCCGCGCCAATTACATCGGCACGGACAACCTGAAGAACTTCGACGCGGGCCCGGGCTCGGCGCCGGGCGGCGACGTCTACATCGCCAAGTACACGGGCTACATCACCGACGACCTGACGATCAACGCGCTGTACGGTCACAGCAAGACGGTGCACGAGCGCAACCTCGCCTACGCGTCCAATCCGAACTGCCCGTGGATCACCGATAACCGTTCGGTCAGCACCCCGATCGTGGGTTGCAGCCTGGTCAACGGCACCGTTCTCGGCGATGGCGCGGAAGACAAGACGCATGGCTATCGCCTCGACGTCGAATACCGCATTGGCGACCACGACCTGCGCGTCGGCGTGGATAACCAGACCCTCGAATCCTACGCGGGCAACGAGTACGAAGGCGGCTACCGCTGGGTGTACAAGGACGCCGGTACCGTGCCGAACCGTCCGGACATCGTGCCGCCCCCGGGTGCCGATTATTTCGTCGAAAAGCGTCTGTTCAAGACCGGCGCGGGCGTGAAGACCGAGCAGGAAGCGCAGTACATCGAAGACCACTGGCAGGTCACCGATCGCTGGATGGTGTACCTCGGCCTGCGTAACGAGCAGTTCAAGAACATCAACGGCAGTGGCGCCACCTACGTGAAGCAGCGTCACCAGCTGGCTCCGCGCCTGGGTGCCACCTGGGACGTGTTCGGCGATTCGACCTTCAAGATCTACGCGAACGCCGGCCGCTACCACCTCGCCATCCCGTCGAACGTCGCCATCCGCGGCGCCTCGGCCTCCACGTACTACAGCGAGTACTACTCGTATACGGGCGTGGGCCCGAATGGCGAGCCGACGGGCACCACGCAGCTGGGTAGCCGCCGTTACCTCAACGGCGAGGACGGCACCCCGCTCGATCCGAAGACCGTGGCCGCACAGGGTATCGACGCCTACTACCAGGACGAGTACATCCTCGGTTTCGACAAGGCGATCAGCGACAACTGGAGCTTCGGCGCCAAGGCCACCTACCGCAAGCTGAAGAGCTCGATCGACGACTTCTGCGATTCGCGTCCGTTCGAGTCCTATGCCGAGCGCAACGGCATCGATATCACCAACGCCTCGCTGCCGGGCTGCTACCTGTTCAACCCGGGCAAGTCGAACACGTTCCTCGTGGACGTCGGTGGCGGCCAGTACGTGCCGTTCAAGCTGACGAAGGACGACTTCACCTCGCCTGCCGGCGTGAAGTTCCCGGACCTGAAGCGCAGCTACTACGCACTGGACCTCTACCTCGAGCACCACTTCGCGGACGACTGGTACGGTCGCGTCGACTACACCTTCTCGCGCAGCTACGGTAACTCGGAAGGCCAGCTGAAGTCGGATATCGGCCAGCTCGATCCGTCGGTGACCCAGGACTGGGACGCCCCCGAAATCATGCAGTACACGAACGGCCCGCTGCCGAACGACCGCACGCACCAGCTGAAGGCGTACGGTTACTGGCAGGCTTCGCCCGAGTGGCTGATCGGCGGCAACCTGTCGATCGCCACCGGTCGTCCGAAGAACTGCATCGGTGTCGACCCGGTCGATGCGATCGACTACGGTGCCTCGTACTTCGAGTGCGGCCTGAAGCCGGCGCCGCGCGGTTCGAAGGGCCGCCTGCCGTATACCTGGAACCTCGACCTGAACGCCGAGTACCGTCCGATGTGGGCCGGCGAGAAGCAGCCGCTCGCCTTCACCGCGACGATCTTCAACGTCGCCGGCAAGCAGCGCACGGTGGCACAGGTCGACGTGGGCGAGACGGGCGAGATCGATACGGACACCGGCCTGCCCGTGCAGAGCATCAACTACAAGCGTCCCATCGCGTACCAGAACCCGCGCTACGTCCGCGTCGGCGTTCGCTACGACTTCTCGCTCTAA
- a CDS encoding DUF6402 family protein, with protein MENHDFEKYRKTTGLGGDFIIYSDVYWERVDLSLDLT; from the coding sequence CTGGAAAACCATGACTTCGAAAAGTATCGGAAGACAACAGGTTTAGGGGGTGATTTCATCATCTACTCCGATGTGTACTGGGAACGCGTAGATCTATCACTGGACCTGACATGA
- the nagA gene encoding N-acetylglucosamine-6-phosphate deacetylase — MTIALVNGRVLTDNGFQGGFAVLVDGGTITGLALPSDPRVRAAERHDLGGRTLLPGFIDCQVNGGGGVLFNDAPTVDTIRRIGEAHAKFGTTGFLPTLISDDAEVMAKAIDAVNAAVEQGVPGVLGIHLEGPFIAPERKGVHDPAKFRIAGADDIAMLARRHGGVTLLTLAPERTPPEVLAQLVANGVIVAAGHTAADYDTTRNALASGVRGFTHLFNAMTPFTSREPGVVGAALEDVGSWCGLIVDGHHVHPASLRVAIAAKAREKMMLVTDAMPPVGSDNPSFVLKGETITVHDGAVRTADGTIAGSALDMATAVRNSVHMVGVAYDEAARMASTYPAAFLGLGATHGHIAAGYRADFAVVDENQHVIETWIGGTKVFG, encoded by the coding sequence ATGACCATCGCCCTCGTCAACGGCCGCGTACTCACCGACAACGGATTCCAGGGCGGTTTCGCCGTGCTCGTCGACGGTGGCACGATCACCGGCCTTGCCCTGCCGTCCGACCCCCGCGTGCGCGCGGCGGAACGCCACGACCTCGGCGGCCGCACGCTGCTGCCCGGGTTCATCGACTGCCAGGTCAACGGCGGCGGCGGCGTGCTCTTCAACGACGCGCCCACGGTCGACACGATCCGTCGCATCGGCGAGGCCCATGCGAAGTTCGGCACCACCGGCTTCCTTCCCACGCTGATCAGCGACGACGCCGAGGTGATGGCGAAGGCCATCGATGCGGTGAATGCCGCGGTGGAGCAGGGCGTGCCGGGCGTGCTCGGCATCCACCTTGAAGGGCCATTCATCGCGCCCGAACGGAAGGGCGTGCACGATCCGGCGAAGTTCCGCATCGCCGGTGCCGACGACATCGCGATGCTGGCGCGCCGGCACGGCGGCGTCACCCTGCTCACGCTTGCGCCGGAACGCACGCCGCCCGAGGTGCTCGCACAACTCGTCGCCAATGGCGTCATCGTCGCCGCCGGCCATACCGCCGCCGACTATGACACCACGCGAAACGCGCTGGCCTCGGGCGTGCGGGGCTTTACCCACCTGTTCAACGCGATGACGCCGTTCACCAGCCGCGAACCCGGTGTGGTCGGTGCGGCACTGGAAGACGTGGGCAGCTGGTGCGGCCTGATCGTCGACGGCCATCACGTGCATCCGGCCTCGCTGCGCGTCGCGATCGCCGCGAAGGCGCGCGAGAAGATGATGCTGGTGACCGATGCGATGCCCCCTGTCGGTTCGGACAATCCCAGCTTCGTGCTGAAGGGCGAAACGATCACGGTACACGACGGCGCCGTTCGCACGGCCGACGGCACCATCGCGGGTTCCGCGCTGGACATGGCGACCGCGGTACGCAACAGCGTGCACATGGTCGGCGTCGCCTACGACGAGGCCGCGCGCATGGCCTCGACCTATCCCGCCGCCTTCCTCGGCCTCGGCGCCACGCACGGCCACATCGCCGCCGGTTACCGGGCGGACTTCGCCGTGGTGGACGAGAACCAGCACGTGATCGAGACGTGGATCGGCGGCACGAAGGTCTTCGGCTGA
- a CDS encoding SIS domain-containing protein codes for MTKRPQDTLMFREAHETAGVVERQLAGNEAVVGALAARLRANPPRMVITCARGSSDHAAMYAKYVFETQLGVVTASASPSVTSIYHAKQCVEGALYIAVSQSGKSPDLVRNAEAAKRAGAYVVALVNVVDSPLAACADVVVPLHAGPEKSVAATKSYLAALAAILHIAARWSDNPAIGEALAALPAQLREGWDADWSALTDGLVDAHNLFVVGRGFGFAGALEAALKFKETSGLHAEAFSSAEVKHGPMALVGPDFPVLFFAQDDDTLPGVLQVADEFRKRGAKVWIAAPGAKGEGMLPLVATAPISAPLVTVQSFYRATAALALKRGFDPDVPPHLNKVTETV; via the coding sequence ATGACGAAACGACCGCAAGACACCCTGATGTTCCGCGAAGCGCACGAGACCGCCGGTGTCGTGGAGCGCCAGCTTGCCGGCAACGAGGCGGTGGTCGGCGCCCTGGCCGCGCGCCTGCGCGCGAACCCGCCGCGCATGGTGATCACCTGCGCGCGCGGCAGTTCCGACCATGCGGCCATGTACGCGAAGTACGTATTCGAAACGCAGCTGGGCGTCGTCACGGCATCCGCCTCGCCGTCGGTCACGTCGATCTACCACGCGAAACAGTGCGTCGAAGGCGCGCTCTACATCGCGGTCTCGCAGTCCGGAAAGAGCCCCGACCTGGTCCGCAACGCGGAAGCGGCCAAGCGGGCGGGCGCTTATGTGGTCGCGCTGGTGAACGTGGTGGACTCGCCACTGGCCGCCTGCGCCGACGTCGTCGTCCCGCTGCACGCAGGTCCCGAAAAGAGCGTCGCCGCCACGAAGAGTTATCTCGCCGCGCTCGCCGCCATCCTGCACATCGCCGCGCGCTGGAGCGACAACCCTGCCATCGGCGAAGCCCTTGCCGCGCTGCCCGCGCAGCTCCGCGAAGGCTGGGACGCCGACTGGTCCGCACTCACCGACGGACTCGTCGACGCGCACAACCTCTTCGTCGTCGGCCGGGGCTTCGGCTTCGCCGGTGCCCTCGAGGCCGCGCTGAAATTCAAGGAAACCTCGGGCCTGCACGCCGAAGCGTTCAGTTCGGCCGAGGTGAAGCACGGCCCGATGGCCCTCGTCGGCCCGGATTTCCCCGTGCTGTTCTTCGCCCAGGACGACGACACGCTGCCGGGCGTGCTCCAGGTCGCCGACGAATTCCGCAAGCGCGGTGCCAAGGTATGGATCGCCGCGCCGGGCGCGAAGGGCGAGGGCATGCTGCCCCTGGTCGCCACGGCGCCGATCAGCGCGCCGCTGGTCACCGTGCAGAGTTTCTATCGCGCCACCGCGGCGCTGGCACTGAAGCGCGGGTTCGATCCGGATGTCCCGCCGCACCTCAACAAAGTCACCGAGACCGTTTAA
- a CDS encoding GntR family transcriptional regulator, which yields MESALVAEYQRLQHDPAARQPLAYMRLRRAIRNVIENGEVQVGHALPSERDLARALTLSRVTVRKAIGGLVEDGLLTQRHGAGTFVSERIVKPLSRMTSFTEDLRARGLNPRSEFFERGIGEVTPEEAMAMNLSPGTQVVRLHRLRYAGDEPLAIERSAVPLDLLPDPNLVVDSLYEALDKLGNRPLRALQRLRAVVLGPAQTRLLRLGAGSAGLNIERRSFLEDGRIVEFTCSWYRGDIYDFVAELQSD from the coding sequence ATGGAAAGCGCCCTCGTCGCCGAATACCAGCGTCTGCAACACGATCCGGCCGCCCGGCAGCCGCTGGCGTACATGCGCCTGCGCCGCGCCATCCGCAACGTGATCGAGAACGGCGAGGTGCAGGTGGGCCACGCCCTCCCCAGCGAGCGGGATCTGGCCAGGGCCCTCACCCTGTCCCGGGTCACCGTCCGCAAGGCCATCGGCGGCCTGGTCGAGGACGGCCTGCTCACCCAACGCCATGGTGCCGGCACGTTCGTATCCGAACGCATCGTGAAGCCGTTGTCGCGGATGACCAGCTTCACCGAGGACCTTCGCGCCCGCGGCCTCAATCCGCGCTCGGAGTTCTTCGAGCGCGGCATCGGCGAGGTCACGCCCGAAGAAGCCATGGCGATGAACCTCTCGCCGGGTACCCAGGTGGTCCGCCTGCATCGCCTGCGCTACGCCGGCGACGAGCCGCTGGCCATCGAACGCAGCGCGGTGCCGCTCGACCTCCTGCCCGACCCGAACCTCGTGGTGGACTCGCTCTACGAGGCGCTGGACAAGCTGGGCAACCGCCCCCTGCGGGCGTTGCAGCGACTGCGCGCGGTGGTGCTCGGCCCAGCCCAGACGCGACTGCTCCGCCTCGGCGCCGGCAGCGCCGGACTCAACATCGAGCGGCGCAGTTTTCTCGAGGACGGCCGCATCGTCGAATTCACCTGCTCCTGGTACCGCGGCGATATCTACGATTTCGTCGCCGAACTGCAGAGCGACTGA
- the zwf gene encoding glucose-6-phosphate dehydrogenase: MSAPLLPIEPFDLVIFGGTGDLAVRKLLPAMYHRFADGQIQATSRIIGVAREGLDDDAYRQQVRAAVEKGVSHIVPAQLDAFIRMIGYRSLDARKADGWEEFAALMAAEPSHIRVFYLSTSPDIFTDICQRLGGLGLNGERSRVVLEKPIGRDLESANAINDAVARVFGESQTYRIDHYLGKETVQNLLALRFGNALFEPLWNAQHIDHVQITVAETVGVGHRAGYYDRAGALRDMVQNHILQLLCMLAMEPPSSLAPDAVRDEKLKVLRSLRPIDGTNAAQLTVRGQYRAGAAEGQGVPGYLDELGSEQSTTETFVALKAEIGNWRWAGVPFYLRTGKRLPNRVSEIVVTFRALPHSIFDPTSGPLLPNRLTLRLQPDEGVKLWLTIKHPGPGGLRLRHVPLDMSFAAAFGVQQPDAYERLILDVVRGNPTLFMRRDEVEAAWNWAGPILDAWEASGDMPKPYTAGTWGPSAAVALIERDGRTWAEDAA, from the coding sequence GTGAGCGCTCCCCTCCTGCCGATCGAACCGTTCGATCTGGTCATTTTCGGCGGCACCGGCGACCTCGCCGTCCGCAAGCTGCTGCCCGCCATGTACCACCGCTTCGCCGACGGCCAGATCCAGGCCACCAGCCGGATCATCGGCGTGGCGCGCGAAGGCCTGGACGACGATGCCTATCGGCAGCAGGTGCGCGCCGCCGTCGAGAAGGGCGTCTCGCACATCGTGCCCGCGCAACTGGACGCCTTCATCCGGATGATCGGCTACCGCTCGCTCGATGCGCGCAAGGCCGATGGCTGGGAGGAGTTCGCCGCGCTGATGGCGGCGGAGCCGTCCCACATCCGCGTTTTCTACCTTTCGACCTCGCCCGACATCTTCACGGATATCTGCCAGCGGCTCGGTGGCCTCGGCCTCAACGGCGAGCGCTCGCGCGTGGTGCTGGAGAAGCCGATCGGCCGCGACCTGGAAAGCGCCAACGCGATCAACGACGCGGTCGCCCGCGTGTTCGGCGAGTCGCAGACGTATCGCATCGACCATTACCTCGGCAAGGAGACGGTGCAGAACCTGCTCGCCCTGCGCTTCGGCAATGCCCTGTTCGAACCGCTGTGGAACGCCCAGCACATCGACCACGTACAGATCACCGTGGCCGAAACCGTCGGCGTCGGCCATCGCGCCGGCTACTACGACCGTGCGGGCGCGCTGCGCGACATGGTCCAGAACCACATCCTCCAGCTCCTGTGCATGCTCGCCATGGAGCCGCCCTCGTCGCTGGCTCCCGACGCCGTGCGCGACGAGAAGCTCAAGGTGCTGCGTTCGCTGCGCCCCATCGACGGCACGAACGCCGCGCAGCTCACCGTGCGCGGCCAGTACCGCGCCGGTGCCGCGGAGGGCCAGGGCGTTCCGGGCTACCTGGACGAACTCGGCAGCGAACAGTCGACCACCGAGACCTTCGTCGCCCTCAAGGCGGAGATCGGTAACTGGCGGTGGGCCGGCGTGCCGTTCTACCTGCGCACCGGCAAGCGCCTTCCCAACCGTGTGTCGGAGATCGTGGTGACGTTCCGCGCGTTGCCGCATTCGATCTTCGATCCCACCAGCGGTCCGCTCCTGCCCAACCGCCTCACGCTGCGCCTGCAGCCGGACGAGGGCGTGAAGCTGTGGCTGACCATCAAGCATCCGGGTCCGGGCGGCCTGCGCCTGCGCCACGTGCCGCTCGACATGAGCTTCGCGGCGGCGTTCGGCGTGCAGCAGCCCGATGCCTACGAGCGGCTCATCCTCGATGTCGTGCGTGGCAACCCGACCCTGTTCATGCGTCGCGACGAAGTCGAGGCGGCATGGAACTGGGCCGGTCCCATCCTCGACGCGTGGGAGGCCAGCGGCGACATGCCGAAGCCGTATACCGCGGGCACCTGGGGACCGAGCGCCGCCGTGGCGCTCATCGAACGCGATGGCCGTACCTGGGCCGAGGACGCCGCATGA
- the pgl gene encoding 6-phosphogluconolactonase gives MNAKINRHDFADRLTLADKLARDVASRLDAAIKARGKATVAVSGGGTPKLMFAVLAQQEIDWSKVTVTLVDERWVDTDSDRSNARMVAEHLFHHESHTAQFVPLFDRAHKDNVDGALADVGARIDALGLPFDVVLLGMGSDGHTASFFPGGDNLAKALDPDGKDTVVSMRADGAGEPRITLSLPRVLDTRALYLHIEGDDKKQVLQNALDGGDAPIAKVLTQERVPLDIYWAP, from the coding sequence ATGAACGCCAAGATCAACCGTCACGACTTCGCCGACCGCCTTACCCTCGCCGACAAGCTGGCGCGGGATGTCGCCTCTCGACTGGATGCCGCGATCAAGGCGCGCGGCAAGGCCACCGTCGCCGTGTCCGGCGGCGGTACGCCCAAGCTCATGTTCGCCGTGCTCGCCCAGCAGGAGATCGACTGGTCGAAGGTCACCGTGACGCTCGTGGACGAGCGTTGGGTGGACACCGACAGCGATCGCTCGAACGCGCGCATGGTGGCGGAACACCTGTTCCACCACGAGTCGCACACGGCCCAATTCGTTCCATTGTTCGACCGCGCGCACAAGGACAACGTGGACGGTGCCCTTGCCGATGTCGGCGCGCGCATCGACGCGCTCGGCCTGCCGTTCGACGTGGTGCTGCTCGGCATGGGCTCCGACGGGCATACGGCGTCGTTCTTCCCCGGTGGCGACAACCTCGCCAAGGCGCTCGATCCGGACGGCAAGGACACCGTCGTCTCGATGCGTGCCGATGGCGCCGGCGAGCCGCGCATCACGCTCAGCCTGCCGCGCGTGCTCGATACGCGTGCGCTCTACCTGCACATCGAGGGCGACGACAAGAAGCAGGTACTGCAGAATGCGCTCGACGGCGGCGACGCCCCGATCGCAAAGGTGCTGACGCAGGAGCGCGTCCCCCTGGACATCTACTGGGCGCCGTAA